A single genomic interval of Oncorhynchus gorbuscha isolate QuinsamMale2020 ecotype Even-year linkage group LG25, OgorEven_v1.0, whole genome shotgun sequence harbors:
- the LOC124014500 gene encoding G-protein coupled receptor 26-like, with translation MDFAEIIFTLFIVVVAIVSLLSNLLVLLCFVQSTEIRRQVPGIFIMNLSFCNILITLLNMPSTLVGIVRNHQPFGDCLCHTVSFLETCLTANTMLSMAALSIDRWIAVVFPLSYSSKMRYKDAVIMMCYSWLHSLTFSLIALLFSWVDYSHIYASCTLHLSEESDRIKFTIFTVVFHASSFMLSLLILCFTYLKVLKVARFHCKRIDVITMQTLFLLVDIHPSVKQRCLVEQKRRKQRATKKISIFIGSFIICFAPYVITRLTELLPFVGINRHWGIVSKCLTYSKAASDPFAYSLLRLQYKKVLVSIVNRLLRRDLYPSSGHNSSLDTENDYSLQRIS, from the exons ATGGACTTTGCGGAAATTATCTTCACGTTGTTCATTGTTGTGGTCGCAATTGTCTCGTTGTTGTCGAACTTGCTGGTGCTGCTATGTTTTGTCCAGAGCACCGAGATCCGCCGACAGGTACCGGGTATATTCATCATGAACCTGTCTTTTTGCAACATACTTATCACCCTTTTAAACATGCCATCGACATTGGTAGGGATTGTCAGAAACCACCAGCCTTTTGGAGATTGCCTTTGCCATACAGTGAGCTTTCTGGAGACCTGTTTGACTGCGAACACTATGTTGAGTATGGCAGCACTCAGTATAGACCGCTGGATAGCAGTGGTGTTCCCCTTGAGTTACTCCAGTAAAATGCGCTACAAGGACGCAGTGATCATGATGTGCTACTCGTGGCTCCACTCTCTCACGTTTTCCCTCATCGCCCTCCTGTTCTCCTGGGTTGACTATAGCCACATTTACGCCTCGTGCACATTGCACTTGAGCGAAGAGAGCGACAGGATCAAGTTTACAATTTTCACCGTCGTTTTCCACGCCAGTAGTTTCATGCTCTCCCTGCTGATCCTGTGCTTCACATATTTGAAGGTGCTAAAAGTTGCACGCTTCCACTGCAAGAGGATTGACGTTATAACCATGCAGACGCTGTTCTTGCTGGTGGATATTCACCCATC TGTGAAACAAAGGTGTCTGGTAGAAcaaaagagaaggaaacagagagcCACCAAGAAAATCAGCATTTTCATTGGGTCATTCATCATCTGTTTTGCTCCCTATGTTATTACGAG GTTGACCGAGCTGCTTCCCTTCGTGGGAATCAACCGCCACTGGGGAATTGTCAGTAAGTGCCTGACATACAGCAAGGCGGCGTCCGACCCCTTTGCCTACTCCCTCCTGCGTCTACAGTACAAGAAGGTCCTGGTTAGCATTGTCAACCGGTTGCTGCGTCGTGACCTGTACCCCTCATCTGGCCACAACAGCTCTCTGGACACAGAGAATGACTACTCTCTCCAGAGGATCAGTTAA